TGGTACTTTCAAAATTACAAGATAAACCGATTGGAACGTATTTTTTAATACTGAACGGAATCATTATCGTTGCAGCTGGATTTCTTTATCTGCCAGAAAACGCCTTGTATACAATGCTTGCGCTTTATATAACAACGGCTGTAATTGACACAATCCATACGCGTCACGAGAAAGTAACAGCAATGATTATTACACGAAAAGCCGATGAACTGCAACAAGCCATTCACCAAAAGATGGTGCGCGGAATAACAATTTTACCCGCAAAAGGGGCTTACTCGAAAGAAGATAAAAGTATGTTGTACCTGGTCATCACTCGTTATGAATTATACGATTTAGAAACGATTATTAAAGAAGTCGATCCGCATGCCTTCACAAATATTGTGCAAACGGTTGGGATTTTCGGTTTCTTTAGAAGAGACGGCGAAAAAATTGCTTAATATTAGGTTGTATTAAAACAAAGAATCCATGTAAATGGGTTCTTTTTTCATTTCAATATTCGGATAGTAAGACTGAATTAGGGGAAAATAACTTAGCATATAGAAAATTCTATAGCAGGCAGGAAAAATATTGGAGGAGATGACATTGTTATCGTTTGCGCTCTTTTGGACGATAAGAAAACTAATGAGGAAAAAGAATGTTGAAAACACGCCGAAGCGCAATCGATAACTGTGAAAAAAGGAACTATTGCCGTAATGGCAGTAGTTCCCGTGTTTTATTTCGATAGGATGAACCCGCCACCACGATGCCAGATTGGATGAAATTCACATGTACAAATATTTCCGAACGCTGAACTAAACACGGATTTTAACAAAAAAAAGAGTAGCCTAAGCAACTCTAAAATTTGTATTTAATTTACTTCTATAACGAAAGCGTAGAATGCATCGCCATGGGATAGGTTCTTTTCCTAATAAACGCCTTTCTCTGTCGGTGCTTCAAAACGATTATTTTTGATCTTTACCTCGGCACTATCATTATCATTAATCATCTGCTCCATAGAGATTTCATTTGGCTTAGGATTATAGTCCATTACGATAACTATTTCCTCACCTGCTTTAACCTTTACAGGATCTTTTCCGTCTAAAAGTTCCTGTGGACCAACAGTATCTACACACATACTTTTCCAACAGTAAGTACCTAGTACAGTCCTCTTTAATTCCACAAACCATACGAAAGTTCCTTTATGTAGTGGTATAGCATGTCCAACAATATATCGCTCAGAACAACAATCGACATCGCGCAATTAGAGATGCTTTTTGATGTTGGAATATGATTCTTTAAACAACTCTGGTATATTAACACTAGATATGTAAACACTCAGTAAACGGCCCAAGGCATGAAACAACTAAGTGAAATGCGAAGGAGATAGATTCGGTTATGGAGGAAAATGGGAACTTTGAAAGAAAGTTTAGCGAAAAAAAGTTAATAATAAGAGAAGCAGGTTTCGGAGCATTCGTCATAATACTTTATCTTCAATACTTTAAACTAGCTCAGTTTTTGGAAAATCT
The window above is part of the Sporosarcina sp. 6E9 genome. Proteins encoded here:
- a CDS encoding YitT family protein, producing the protein MFFIETKRIAVVIFGSLLLAVSLNFFLINANVYASGFAGAAQITSSVFDDYFNIKLSTGILLLLFNIPVFILGWFKVGKGFTIYSIVSVIFATIFLEVLPVISVSEDIILNAVVGGVIAGVGIGISLKLGASTGGMDIVAMVLSKLQDKPIGTYFLILNGIIIVAAGFLYLPENALYTMLALYITTAVIDTIHTRHEKVTAMIITRKADELQQAIHQKMVRGITILPAKGAYSKEDKSMLYLVITRYELYDLETIIKEVDPHAFTNIVQTVGIFGFFRRDGEKIA